Proteins encoded by one window of Arachis ipaensis cultivar K30076 chromosome B04, Araip1.1, whole genome shotgun sequence:
- the LOC107639797 gene encoding polygalacturonate 4-alpha-galacturonosyltransferase isoform X2: MSTVPSKQVAKWTEWQTLQDLKLYFSKEALDVIVSSTDDLGPLSLENFKKSNLLPSWRITGLKTSNATYELNQPTTHGVQEKQEAKEGRSSVGLDQWTLSPVHLSRRHLIEKRKEKRAAKLVKLEDEVIVKLEDSAIERSKTVDSAVLGKYNMWRKENDNENADSTIRLIRDQIVMARVYLSLAKMKNKVDLYQELQNRIGESQHDLGEATTDADLPKSAHEKIKAMGQVLSKAKDQLYDCKLVTGKLRAMLQTADEQVRGLKKQSTFLSQLAAKTIPDGIHCLSMRLTIDYYLLSPEKRKFPKSENLENPNLYHYALFSDNVLAASVVVNSAIMNAKDPSKHVFHLVTDKLNFGAMNMWFLLNPPGKATIHVENVDEFKWLNSSYCPVLRQLESATMKEYYFKAGHPTSGGSSNLKYRNPKYLSMLNHLRFYLPQVYPKLDKILFLDDDIIVQKDLTGLWAVNLHGKVNGAVETCGESFHRFDKYLNFSNPHIAKNFDPNACGWAYGMNMFDLKEWKKKDITGIYHKWQNMNEDRVLWKLGTLPPGLMTFYGLTHPLNKSWHVLGLGYNPSVDKSEIDNAAVIHYNGNMKPWLEIAMTKYRSYWTKYVKYDHPYLRNCKLTE; encoded by the exons ATGTCAACCGTTCCTAGTAAACAG GTTGCCAAATGGACAGAATGGCAGACACTGCAGGACCTTAAATTGTATTTTTCAAAAGAG gcTCTTGATGTTATTGTATCGAGCACAGATGATTTGGGTCCTTTGAGTCTTGAGAATTTCAAAAAAAGTAATTTGTTACCTTCATGGAGAATCACTGGGTTAAAGACTTCAAATGCTACCTATGAG CTAAACCAACCAACAACACATGGTGTACAGGAAAAACAAGAGGCGAAGGAAGGCAGATCTTCAG TTGGTCTTGATCAATGGACTCTTAGTCCTGTGCACTTATCCAGAAGG CACTTAATAGAGAAAAGGAAGGAAAAACGTGCTGCTAAGTTGGTGAAACTGGAGGATGAAGTAATTGTAAAACTTGAAGATTCAGCTATTGAACGCTCAAAGACAGTAGATTCAGCAGTTTTAGGTAAATACAACATGTGGAGGAAAGAAAATGACAATGAAAATGCCGATTCTACTATTCGGTTGATCCGAGACCAAATTGTTATGGCTAGAGTGTATTTGAGCCTTGcaaagatgaagaacaaggttgacCTGTACCAAGAGCTGCAAAATCGGATTGGAGAGAGTCAGCATGATTTAGGTGAGGCAACTACTGATGCTGATCTACCTAAAAG TGCACATGAAAAAATCAAAGCTATGGGTCAAGTCCTGTCTAAAGCAAAAGATCAATTGTATGACTGCAAGTTGGTCACTGGGAAATTGAGGGCAATGCTACAAACAGCTGATGAGCAAGTTAGGGGCCTGAAAAAGCAAAGTACATTCCTCAGTCAGTTGGCTGCCAAGACCATACCTGATGGAATCCACTGCTTATCGATGCGCCTTACCATTGATTATTACCTCCTTTCTCCTGAAAAGAGAAAGTTTCCTAAGAGTGAGAATTTGGAGAATCCTAATCTTTATCATTATGCCCTTTTCTCGGACAATGTCTTGGCTGCATCAGTGGTTGTCAACTCAGCTATTATGAATGCAAAG GATCCTtcaaagcatgtttttcatctcGTTACTGATAAGCTAAATTTCGGAGCCATGAACATGTGGTTTTTGTTGAACCCTCCTGGAAAAGCTACTATCCATGTTGAAAATGTTGATGAATTTAAGTGGTTGAATTCATCTTACTGCCCTGTCTTGAGGCAGCTCGAATCTGCAACAATGAAAGAGTATTATTTCAAGGCAGGCCATCCAACATCCGGTGGTTCCTCTAATCTGAAGTACAGAAACCCGAAATATCTCTCAATGCTCAACCATCTTAGGTTCTATCTTCCGCAAGTTTATCCAAAATTGGATAAGATTCTTTTTCTTGATGATGACATTATTGTCCAGAAGGATTTGACAGGATTATGGGCCGTGAATCTTCATGGAAAAGTAAATGGTGCCGTTGAAACATGTGGGGAGAGTTTTCACCGTTTCGACAAGTATCTTAACTTTTCAAATCCTCATATTGCGAAAAATTTTGATCCCAATGCCTGTGGTTGGGCTTATGGAATGAACATGTTTGATTTAAAGGAGTGGAAAAAGAAGGATATTACCGGCATATATCACAAGTGGCAGAATATG AATGAAGATAGGGTGTTATGGAAGCTGGGGACATTACCTCCAGGTCTAATGACATTCTATGGATTGACGCATCCACTAAACAAATCATGGCACGTACTTGGTTTAGGTTACAATCCAAGTGTAGATAAATCTGAGATCGACAATGCTGCAGTTATTCACTACAATGGTAATATGAAGCCATGGCTAGAGATAGCCATGACAAAATACCGGTCGTATTGGACCAAATATGTCAAGTATGATCATCCCTATCTTAGAAACTGTAAGCTAACTGAATGA
- the LOC107639797 gene encoding polygalacturonate 4-alpha-galacturonosyltransferase isoform X1: MASTNSGNKGSRFPLLAFLLICLLAPLLFFFFSRGLHNAPDQDVMSTVPSKQVAKWTEWQTLQDLKLYFSKEALDVIVSSTDDLGPLSLENFKKSNLLPSWRITGLKTSNATYELNQPTTHGVQEKQEAKEGRSSVGLDQWTLSPVHLSRRHLIEKRKEKRAAKLVKLEDEVIVKLEDSAIERSKTVDSAVLGKYNMWRKENDNENADSTIRLIRDQIVMARVYLSLAKMKNKVDLYQELQNRIGESQHDLGEATTDADLPKSAHEKIKAMGQVLSKAKDQLYDCKLVTGKLRAMLQTADEQVRGLKKQSTFLSQLAAKTIPDGIHCLSMRLTIDYYLLSPEKRKFPKSENLENPNLYHYALFSDNVLAASVVVNSAIMNAKDPSKHVFHLVTDKLNFGAMNMWFLLNPPGKATIHVENVDEFKWLNSSYCPVLRQLESATMKEYYFKAGHPTSGGSSNLKYRNPKYLSMLNHLRFYLPQVYPKLDKILFLDDDIIVQKDLTGLWAVNLHGKVNGAVETCGESFHRFDKYLNFSNPHIAKNFDPNACGWAYGMNMFDLKEWKKKDITGIYHKWQNMNEDRVLWKLGTLPPGLMTFYGLTHPLNKSWHVLGLGYNPSVDKSEIDNAAVIHYNGNMKPWLEIAMTKYRSYWTKYVKYDHPYLRNCKLTE; the protein is encoded by the exons ATGGCGTCCACCAACAGCGGGAACAAGGGATCACGTTTCCCACTTCTCGCGTTCCTTCTCATCTGCCTCCTCGCtcctctcctcttcttcttcttctcgagAGGCCTTCACAATGCTCCCG ATCAAGATGTTATGTCAACCGTTCCTAGTAAACAG GTTGCCAAATGGACAGAATGGCAGACACTGCAGGACCTTAAATTGTATTTTTCAAAAGAG gcTCTTGATGTTATTGTATCGAGCACAGATGATTTGGGTCCTTTGAGTCTTGAGAATTTCAAAAAAAGTAATTTGTTACCTTCATGGAGAATCACTGGGTTAAAGACTTCAAATGCTACCTATGAG CTAAACCAACCAACAACACATGGTGTACAGGAAAAACAAGAGGCGAAGGAAGGCAGATCTTCAG TTGGTCTTGATCAATGGACTCTTAGTCCTGTGCACTTATCCAGAAGG CACTTAATAGAGAAAAGGAAGGAAAAACGTGCTGCTAAGTTGGTGAAACTGGAGGATGAAGTAATTGTAAAACTTGAAGATTCAGCTATTGAACGCTCAAAGACAGTAGATTCAGCAGTTTTAGGTAAATACAACATGTGGAGGAAAGAAAATGACAATGAAAATGCCGATTCTACTATTCGGTTGATCCGAGACCAAATTGTTATGGCTAGAGTGTATTTGAGCCTTGcaaagatgaagaacaaggttgacCTGTACCAAGAGCTGCAAAATCGGATTGGAGAGAGTCAGCATGATTTAGGTGAGGCAACTACTGATGCTGATCTACCTAAAAG TGCACATGAAAAAATCAAAGCTATGGGTCAAGTCCTGTCTAAAGCAAAAGATCAATTGTATGACTGCAAGTTGGTCACTGGGAAATTGAGGGCAATGCTACAAACAGCTGATGAGCAAGTTAGGGGCCTGAAAAAGCAAAGTACATTCCTCAGTCAGTTGGCTGCCAAGACCATACCTGATGGAATCCACTGCTTATCGATGCGCCTTACCATTGATTATTACCTCCTTTCTCCTGAAAAGAGAAAGTTTCCTAAGAGTGAGAATTTGGAGAATCCTAATCTTTATCATTATGCCCTTTTCTCGGACAATGTCTTGGCTGCATCAGTGGTTGTCAACTCAGCTATTATGAATGCAAAG GATCCTtcaaagcatgtttttcatctcGTTACTGATAAGCTAAATTTCGGAGCCATGAACATGTGGTTTTTGTTGAACCCTCCTGGAAAAGCTACTATCCATGTTGAAAATGTTGATGAATTTAAGTGGTTGAATTCATCTTACTGCCCTGTCTTGAGGCAGCTCGAATCTGCAACAATGAAAGAGTATTATTTCAAGGCAGGCCATCCAACATCCGGTGGTTCCTCTAATCTGAAGTACAGAAACCCGAAATATCTCTCAATGCTCAACCATCTTAGGTTCTATCTTCCGCAAGTTTATCCAAAATTGGATAAGATTCTTTTTCTTGATGATGACATTATTGTCCAGAAGGATTTGACAGGATTATGGGCCGTGAATCTTCATGGAAAAGTAAATGGTGCCGTTGAAACATGTGGGGAGAGTTTTCACCGTTTCGACAAGTATCTTAACTTTTCAAATCCTCATATTGCGAAAAATTTTGATCCCAATGCCTGTGGTTGGGCTTATGGAATGAACATGTTTGATTTAAAGGAGTGGAAAAAGAAGGATATTACCGGCATATATCACAAGTGGCAGAATATG AATGAAGATAGGGTGTTATGGAAGCTGGGGACATTACCTCCAGGTCTAATGACATTCTATGGATTGACGCATCCACTAAACAAATCATGGCACGTACTTGGTTTAGGTTACAATCCAAGTGTAGATAAATCTGAGATCGACAATGCTGCAGTTATTCACTACAATGGTAATATGAAGCCATGGCTAGAGATAGCCATGACAAAATACCGGTCGTATTGGACCAAATATGTCAAGTATGATCATCCCTATCTTAGAAACTGTAAGCTAACTGAATGA